CAGGCGCTGGCAGGAATTAAGGATCCACCATGAAAAAGATTGATGCGATTATTAAACCCTTCAAACTCGATGACGTACGTGAAGCGCTGGCGGAAGTCGGGATCACCGGGATGACGGTGACCGAGGTGAAAGGGTTTGGTCGTCAGAAAGGCCATACCGAGCTGTATCGCGGCGCAGAGTATATGGTGGATTTCCTGCCGAAAGTGAAAATCGAGATCGTGGTGACCGACGATATCGTCGATACCTGCGTGGATACGATTATCCGTACCGCCCAGACCGGTAAAATCGGCGACGGCAAGATTTTCGTTTTCGACGTGGCGCGCGTGGTGCGTATCCGCACCGGCGAGGAAGACGACGCCGCGATTTAAGCGGGCGCGACGACAAAAAAAGCAGGCCAGTGGGCCTGCTTTTTTTATGCCCGACGCGCATGGGGCGCGCAGGGATATGAATTGTGGGTGCGCTTCGCTTACCCACCCTACAGGGGACGCTGGTGTTCGGCATGGTGGGTGCGCTGCGCTTACCCACCCTACAGGGGACGCTGGTGTTCGGCATGGTGGGTGCGCTGCGCTTACCCACCCTACAGGGGCGCTGGTGTTCGGCATGGTGGGTGCGCTGCGCTGACCCACCTTATAACAGACGGTGTGATTTTGTAGGGCGGGTAAGCGAAGCGCACCCGCCGAACCGCCCCAAAAAACCGCCGGGCGCTTACAACACCTTATGCGGGCCGAAACATTCGTAATGAATGTTCTCTTTATTCACACCCATGCTCACTAACTGCTCCGCGGCGAACTGCATAAAATTCACCGGGCCGCAAACATAAAACTGCATACCGGGCGTGGTCACTTGCGCCTTGCGATCGTGAAGCGCCATCAACCCTTCGCTGTTATAACGGCCCGCGCTGCGATCGGCGTCGGTCGGCACGCGGTACCAGATATGGCTGGTAAAACGGGGGAGCGTCGCGCCGAGCTGCGCCACTTCATCGGTAAACGCATGCACATCGCCGCTTTCCGCCGCGTGATACCAGTTCACCTGCGCCGGATGCTGCGCGCTTGCCAGCGTATCGAGCATCGCCAGCATCGGCGTCTGACCCACACCCGCCGAGATAAGCGTCACCGGCGTCTGCGGTTCAACATCCATAAAGAAATCGCCCGCAGGCGCGGCAAGGCGAATCACATCGCCCGGCTGCGCATGCTGATGCAGCCAGTTCGACACCTGGCCTTCGCCTTCGCGTTTCACCGCGATGCGGTAGCTTTTACCGTTCGGCTTGCGGGTGAGCGAATACTGGCGAATCTCCTGATGCGCAAACCCCTGCGGCTTGATCCAGACGGCGGTGTACTGGCCGGGCAGGTAATCGGCGACCGGGCCGCCATCCACCGGTTCCAGCTCAAAGCTTGTGACAATGGCGCTCTGTGGCGTTTTATTCGCGATGCGGAATTCGCGCGTGCCTTCCCAGCCGCCGGTTTTCTGCGCGTTACTCTGGTAAATCTCGGCTTCGCGGTTAATAAACACGCCCGCCAGCACGCCATAGGCTTTGCCCCACGCGTCCAGCACTTCCTGGCCTGGGCTGAACATCTCATCGAGCGTCGCCAGCAGGTGCTCGCCCACAATGTTGTACTGCTCCGGTTTGATATTAAAGCTGGTGTGCTTCTGGGCGATTTTCTCCACCGCTGGCAGCAGGGCCGCGAGGTTTTCGATATTGGTGGCGTAGGCGCAGATGGCGTTGAACAGCGCTTCACGCTGATCGCCATTGCGCTGGTTGCTCATGTTGAAAATCTCTTTCAGCTCCGGGTTGTGTGTAAACATCCGGTCATAAAAGTGCGCGGTGAGTTTCGGGCCAGTCTGCGCCAGCAGCGGGATGGTGGATTTCACGACGGCGATGGTTTGACTATCCAGCATGGTTGCTTCCTTCCGTTTTTCTATAAAATGTATTTTAAATGCATCTTATAAAAATACCTGCACGCTGTAAATGGTTTTATCAAGCCTGGGGAAAACACCACGGCGTATGAAAAAACGACAGGTTGAAAATGAAAATAAGTCGCGTAAACGGCACGTTTGCTTAATCGTTCAAACCCTTGCGCCACGCCATGCCAAACGTTTGCGTAAAAACCTCTGTCAAGCCCTATCTTCACGCTGCCAATCGGTTTACACTGTTGGCCGTCGCCCAAAAGGGCCCCTAATTGCAGTACATTTTATTGTCAGCTGAGTCAGGAGATGCGGATGTTAAAGCGTGAAATGAACATTGCCGATTATGATGCCGAACTGTGGCAGGCTATGGAGCAGGAAAAAGTACGTCAGGAAGAGCACATCGAACTGATCGCCTCCGAAAACTACACCAGCCCGCGCGTGATGCAGGCGCAGGGCTCTCAGCTGACCAACAAATATGCCGAAGGTTATCCGGGCAAGCGCTACTACGGCGGCTGCGAATATGTGGATATCGTTGAGCAACTGGCGATTGACCGCGCGAAAGAACTCTTCGGCGCTGACTACGCTAACGTGCAGCCGCACTCCGGTTCTCAGGCCAACTTCGCGGTTTACACCGCGCTGCTGCAACCGGGCGATACCGTTCTTGGTATGAACCTGGCGCAGGGCGGCCACCTGACTCACGGCTCCCCGGTTAACTTCTCCGGTAAGCTCTACAACATCATTCCTTACGGTATCGACGAGTCTGGCAAAATCGATTACGAGGACATGGCGAAGCAGGCGAAAGAGCACAAACCGAAAATGATCATCGGTGGTTTCTCCGCGTACTCCGGCATTGTTGACTGGGCAAAAATGCGTGAAATCGCTGACAGCATCGGCGCATACCTGTTCGTCGATATGGCGCACGTGGCGGGCCTGATTGCCGCAGGCGTCTACCCGAACCCGGTTCCGCACGCGCACGTCGTGACCACCACCACTCATAAAACGCTGGCTGGCCCGCGCGGTGGTCTGATCCTCGCCAAAGGCGGCAGCGAAGAGCTGTACAAAAAACTGAACTCTGCCGTGTTCCCGAGCGCGCAGGGCGGCCCGCTGATGCACGTTATCGCGGCGAAAGCGGTCGCGCTGAAAGAAGCGATGGAGCCGGAGTTCAAAACCTACCAGCAGCAGGTGGCCAAAAACGCCAAAGCGATGGTGGAAGTGTTCCTGAACCGCGGCTACAAAGTGGTTTCCGGCGGTACGGAAAACCACCTGTTCCTGCTGGATCTGGTTGATAAAAACCTGACCGGTAAAGAAGCGGACGCCGCACTTGGCCGCGCCAACATCACCGTTAACAAAAACAGCGTGCCGAACGATCCGAAGAGCCCGTTCGTCACCTCCGGCATCCGTATCGGTTCTCCGGCGGTCACACGTCGCGGCTTTAAAGAAGCCGAAGTTAAAGAGCTGGCAGGCTGGATGTGCGACATCCTGGACAACATCAATGACGAAGCGGTTATCGAGCGCGTCAAAGGTAAAGTACTGGATATCTGCGCACGCTTCCCGGTTTACGCGTAAGCGTTCACTCACTGCTGAAGGCCGCCTCGCGCGGCCTTTTTTTATGGGGCTACGGTAGACAGGAGGCGGCCATGCGTATTCAGGCATTCGCGACGCTGACGGGGCTTGGCGTTCATACGCTGCGCTATTACGAAAAGCTCGGTTTGCTGGTGCCGGCGCGTAATGCGAGCGGGCATCGCGACTATTCTCGTTCGGATCTCGACTGGGCGGCGTTTATTAAACGGTTAAAGGCGACCGATATGCCGCTGGAGGAGATTCAGCGCTACGCCCTCTTGCGCGCGCAGGGGGAGACGACCGCTGGCGCACGTCGTGAACTGCTGGCGCATCACGCGCAGCGGCTCGAAGCCCGGCTCGCGGAGCAGGCAGACCATCTGGCGCGCCTGAAAGAGAAAATGGCCTATTACGATGAAACGCTGTTAAAAAACAGCGCTTGACCTGGAGTTAACTCGAAGGCTTACCGTTATCTCAACCACACAAAAGGAGAACGGTATGACTTCATCACGTTACGAGGCAGGCCTCGCGCGGCTGTCTGAAATCGACGGCGCGGCAGGGGAAAATGTCATTAAAGCGCTGGCCGATATCGCGCCGGATCTGGGGCGCTACGTCATTGAATTCGGCTTTGGCGATATCTACAGCAGGCCGGGGCTGTCGCTGAAAAGCCGGGAGCTCGCGACCGTCGCGGCGCTTACCGCGCTTGGCCACGCGCAGCCGCAGCTGGCGGTGCATCTGCACGCGGCGCTGAATGTCGGCTGCACCCGCGAAGAGATTATTGAAGTCATCATCCAGATTGCGCTCTATGCCGGTTTCCCGGCGGCGCTGAATGCGATGTTTACCGCCAAAAAGGTCTTTGCCGAGGCGGGCATATAACAGGACAGGCCGCTGCGGCGGCCTCATTACGCAGTAAAAGCGAATTGTTATTAACGTGTTATGCATCGCTTGCAACCCCTGCGCTTTCCCGCCAGACTAACGCCTGCGAAACGGGAGGGAATCATGGTGTTGCAATCCACGCGCTGGCTGGCGCTCAGCTATTTCACCTATTTTTTCAGCTACGGTATTTTCCTGCCGTTCTGGAGCGTCTGGCTCGCAGGCGTCGGCGTCGCGCCGGAAACTATCGGCCTATTGCTCGGCTCCGGCCTGATTGCACGTTTTCTTGGCAGCCTGCTGCTGGCACCGCGCGTCAAAGATCCTTCCCGTTTAGTGTTTGCGCTGCGCCTGCTTGCATTGCTGACGCTCGTTTTCGCGCTCGGCTTCTGGTTCGGGCATCAGACCGCCTGGCTGTTTGTCGTGCTGGTGGGCTTTAACCTCTTTTTCTCGCCGCTGGTGCCGCTCACCGACGCGCTCGCCGCCACCTGGCAGCGTCAAATAGCGATGGATTACGGGCGAGTGCGGCTGTGGGGATCGCTGGCGTTTGTGATTGGCTCGGCGCTCACCGGCAAGCTGGTAAGCGTCTACGATTACCGCGCTATTCTGGCGCTGCTGTCGCTCGGCGTGGCGTCAATGCTTATCGGGATGTTGCTGAAACCCTCCGTGATGCCGCAGGGCGAAGCGCGTCATAACGAGGCCGCAGGCTGGCCGGTATGGCGCAAGTTAATGGTTGAAAACTGGCGTTTTCTCGCCTGCGTAAGCCTGCTTCAGGGCGCGCACGCGGCCTACTACGGCTTCAGCGCCATTTACTGGCAGAGTAAAGGCTATTCCGCCTCGGTCGTGGGGTATCTGTGGTCGCTCGGCGTGGTGGCGGAAATTATCATCTTCGCGCTCAGTAAACGGCTTTTCAGCCGGTTTGGCGCGCGCGATCTGCTGCTGCTCTCCGGCGTGCTGGGGATTATCCGCTGGGGAATGATGGGCTGGACGACCGCGCTGCCGTGGCTCATCGTGGCGCAGATCCTGCACTGCGGGAGCTTCTCCATCTGCCATCTGGCGGCGATGCGCTATATCGCCGCCCGCGAAGGCTCAGAAATCATCCGGCTACAGTCGGTCTACTCCGCCGTCGCGATGGGCGGCGGGATTGCGGTGATGACCGTCTTCGCAGGCTTCCTGTATCAGCACCTCGCAGGCGGCGTCTTCTGGGTGATGGCGCTGGTTGCGCTGCCCGCGCTCTTCCTGCGCCCGAAAGTCGTGGCGCGCGCTTAAGCCTCCAGAATCTCGCGTATCCGCTGCTGCTGGTGTTCACCGAGCGGCAGCGTCGCGTGAATGAGCGGCGGCGAGAAGAGCGGCAGCGAGGTGGTGTATGGCGTCACAATCAGCGCCACCTCTTTCGGCGCGCCTTCCTGCTGGAAGGTATGCAGCGTCAGATGTTTGATGTTGAGCGGCAGCAGGGTAAGTTCCCGTAGCTGCTGCTCGATTTCTGCCTCAAGCGCAGGGTCGTTGCCCGTCAGCAGCAGCACCTGTTTTTCATGCAGATCCGCCTCCTGCATCAGCCACGCGCCGAAAATCACCGCCACCAGCCCGACTTCTTCATCAGAAAACGTCACCCGGTACTCTTCCTCAAAGCTATCAAACGCTTTGCGGGTGGTGCGCATCAGGCGCGGATAGAGACGGTTAATCTCTTCCGGCAGCGCGTTATCGATACCGATGCCGAACAGGCTGCGGTCAAGCGCCTGGCAGAGATGAATATAGAGCTGATCCGCAAGTCCCTGCTCATCGCTGAACGCCATGCCGGAGAGCTCGCGAAAGCGGGCAATCAGCGAAAGCACGGCGTGACGCAGCCGGTGATCTTCCGGGTGCGCGTCGCGCAGCGGATCGGGCGTGCGCAGCATCATAAAGAGCAGTGCCAGAAAGCAGTGTTCGTTCACGTGCGGCGACTGCGCGACGCGGCGCTGCCAGTGGCGGACTATCTCCTGCGCGGCGAGAAACTCGGCGCGAGCGCGCATCCAGAGCTGTTGCGGTTCGGTGAATTCCGGCGTCTGGCCGTAATGGTGCTGCACCAGGCAGTATTGCAGGTAGAGGCGCAGGAACTGTACGTCGCGCGGCTCGAACTGGCGGTTCAGGCGACGCGCGCAAAGGTTGACCAGCGCGTGTAAATTCGTATCGTCATACAGCGCTGTCGCGATGCCGTGCTGGCGAAGCTCGTTTTTCAGCGCGGGCGTGAAATGCTGCTGGATAAACTCGGGGCACAGGCGCAGCGCCCGGCGCAGCCAGTGCAGCAGGCAGAGGCGTCTGTCTAACGCCGTGCCTTCAATCCGGTAGCTGCCGTCCTGCTGGGTGATAATACTCAGGCGGTGATACCGCTTAATTTCGTCGCCGGTTTCGGCAATGTCCTGACGGGCGATGGCGCCGTCAACGCCATTCAGCCGGCCTAACATTTCCGGCGTGATGGTTTGCCCCGGCAGATAGAGCATTAAAAGCACCTGGCAGCGGCGCTGCGGACTGGAGAGCACAGATGGTGGAGGGCAGAGCAGAGTCATCATCCGTTTTGTCCAGTGAGTGAGAATATTGCTAAGAATAGCTAAAGGATTATTGAATGCCGTTCAGGGTGCCCAGTTTGATCGCGGAATTCTGGCTGGCTCACAGAATTTTTCGCCAGAGGAAGATAATGAGCGCTCGTCTTTACCGGTTAATGTGTGCTGCGGCTGTAGTATCGCTGTTTCCGGCGCAGGAGGCGCTGGCGCATCCGCACAGTTTTATCTCGTTGAAAACCGACATCGTCAGCGAAGCGGGACAGATAACGGCGCTGAAAATGCGCTGGAAAATGGATGAAATCACTTCAGCGGATCTACTGTATGACGCAGGCGACGCCGCGCCCGGTTCGCCGGTGTGGAAAAAGCTGGCGGCGGAAGTAATGGCGAATGTTATCGGACAGCATTATTTCACCGAGTTCTGGCACAACGGGCAGAAGGTGAAATTCGCCGCCACGCCGCTGGCGTATGGTCTGGCACGCGAAGGGCATCAGGCAGTGCTGACTTTCACGCTGCCGCTCGCGCATCCGCAAAAAGCCTCAGGCGCGCGCTATACGTTCGCCACGTTCGATCCCACCTATTATGTGTCGATGAGTTATGACGCACCGGGCGATGTGACGCTCAGTGCTGAGCTGCGCGAGCGTTGCAAGGTGGCGGTGAAAACGCCGCAGCCGGATGCCGCCGTGCAGGATTTCGCGCTGTCCCTCGATAAATCTGACGCGCCGCCGGAAGATATGGATTTAGGCAAACAATTCGCTCAGGAGGTGACGTTGCAATGTCAGTGATTTCAACGCCGCTCGCGACCCGCCGCTGGCTGCATTTCT
This sequence is a window from Cronobacter sakazakii. Protein-coding genes within it:
- a CDS encoding 3-phenylpropionate MFS transporter; this translates as MVLQSTRWLALSYFTYFFSYGIFLPFWSVWLAGVGVAPETIGLLLGSGLIARFLGSLLLAPRVKDPSRLVFALRLLALLTLVFALGFWFGHQTAWLFVVLVGFNLFFSPLVPLTDALAATWQRQIAMDYGRVRLWGSLAFVIGSALTGKLVSVYDYRAILALLSLGVASMLIGMLLKPSVMPQGEARHNEAAGWPVWRKLMVENWRFLACVSLLQGAHAAYYGFSAIYWQSKGYSASVVGYLWSLGVVAEIIIFALSKRLFSRFGARDLLLLSGVLGIIRWGMMGWTTALPWLIVAQILHCGSFSICHLAAMRYIAAREGSEIIRLQSVYSAVAMGGGIAVMTVFAGFLYQHLAGGVFWVMALVALPALFLRPKVVARA
- the glyA gene encoding serine hydroxymethyltransferase, producing the protein MLKREMNIADYDAELWQAMEQEKVRQEEHIELIASENYTSPRVMQAQGSQLTNKYAEGYPGKRYYGGCEYVDIVEQLAIDRAKELFGADYANVQPHSGSQANFAVYTALLQPGDTVLGMNLAQGGHLTHGSPVNFSGKLYNIIPYGIDESGKIDYEDMAKQAKEHKPKMIIGGFSAYSGIVDWAKMREIADSIGAYLFVDMAHVAGLIAAGVYPNPVPHAHVVTTTTHKTLAGPRGGLILAKGGSEELYKKLNSAVFPSAQGGPLMHVIAAKAVALKEAMEPEFKTYQQQVAKNAKAMVEVFLNRGYKVVSGGTENHLFLLDLVDKNLTGKEADAALGRANITVNKNSVPNDPKSPFVTSGIRIGSPAVTRRGFKEAEVKELAGWMCDILDNINDEAVIERVKGKVLDICARFPVYA
- a CDS encoding DUF1007 family protein yields the protein MSARLYRLMCAAAVVSLFPAQEALAHPHSFISLKTDIVSEAGQITALKMRWKMDEITSADLLYDAGDAAPGSPVWKKLAAEVMANVIGQHYFTEFWHNGQKVKFAATPLAYGLAREGHQAVLTFTLPLAHPQKASGARYTFATFDPTYYVSMSYDAPGDVTLSAELRERCKVAVKTPQPDAAVQDFALSLDKSDAPPEDMDLGKQFAQEVTLQCQ
- the hmpA gene encoding NO-inducible flavohemoprotein, which encodes MLDSQTIAVVKSTIPLLAQTGPKLTAHFYDRMFTHNPELKEIFNMSNQRNGDQREALFNAICAYATNIENLAALLPAVEKIAQKHTSFNIKPEQYNIVGEHLLATLDEMFSPGQEVLDAWGKAYGVLAGVFINREAEIYQSNAQKTGGWEGTREFRIANKTPQSAIVTSFELEPVDGGPVADYLPGQYTAVWIKPQGFAHQEIRQYSLTRKPNGKSYRIAVKREGEGQVSNWLHQHAQPGDVIRLAAPAGDFFMDVEPQTPVTLISAGVGQTPMLAMLDTLASAQHPAQVNWYHAAESGDVHAFTDEVAQLGATLPRFTSHIWYRVPTDADRSAGRYNSEGLMALHDRKAQVTTPGMQFYVCGPVNFMQFAAEQLVSMGVNKENIHYECFGPHKVL
- the glnB gene encoding nitrogen regulatory protein P-II — translated: MKKIDAIIKPFKLDDVREALAEVGITGMTVTEVKGFGRQKGHTELYRGAEYMVDFLPKVKIEIVVTDDIVDTCVDTIIRTAQTGKIGDGKIFVFDVARVVRIRTGEEDDAAI
- a CDS encoding MerR family transcriptional regulator; protein product: MRIQAFATLTGLGVHTLRYYEKLGLLVPARNASGHRDYSRSDLDWAAFIKRLKATDMPLEEIQRYALLRAQGETTAGARRELLAHHAQRLEARLAEQADHLARLKEKMAYYDETLLKNSA
- a CDS encoding carboxymuconolactone decarboxylase family protein, giving the protein MTSSRYEAGLARLSEIDGAAGENVIKALADIAPDLGRYVIEFGFGDIYSRPGLSLKSRELATVAALTALGHAQPQLAVHLHAALNVGCTREEIIEVIIQIALYAGFPAALNAMFTAKKVFAEAGI
- the csiE gene encoding stationary phase inducible protein CsiE, with the translated sequence MMTLLCPPPSVLSSPQRRCQVLLMLYLPGQTITPEMLGRLNGVDGAIARQDIAETGDEIKRYHRLSIITQQDGSYRIEGTALDRRLCLLHWLRRALRLCPEFIQQHFTPALKNELRQHGIATALYDDTNLHALVNLCARRLNRQFEPRDVQFLRLYLQYCLVQHHYGQTPEFTEPQQLWMRARAEFLAAQEIVRHWQRRVAQSPHVNEHCFLALLFMMLRTPDPLRDAHPEDHRLRHAVLSLIARFRELSGMAFSDEQGLADQLYIHLCQALDRSLFGIGIDNALPEEINRLYPRLMRTTRKAFDSFEEEYRVTFSDEEVGLVAVIFGAWLMQEADLHEKQVLLLTGNDPALEAEIEQQLRELTLLPLNIKHLTLHTFQQEGAPKEVALIVTPYTTSLPLFSPPLIHATLPLGEHQQQRIREILEA